From a single Acidobacteriota bacterium genomic region:
- a CDS encoding TIGR03013 family PEP-CTERM/XrtA system glycosyltransferase yields MNSRLTSRAVLLLFADIVFVFLGFVLAAVGRLGLSDAEAWLGDEFTELKIAFAMAASIGSLYVFDLYDFSVISSRREMLVRLIQSLGTTWLFLALIYFFFPQLMVGRGVAALSAPIILMFLLASRVVIHYYLGHPEIGERVILVGSGSSLDEMNYATLKRRDLGYRIVGYVCGEKLNGNRPSSALEFKGRLDELERVIAEEGITRVVVGVSDRRGKFPLDMLLKLRLSGNLSIEESTTYMERITGKVHLDSLLPSWLIFSARPRETRFMQSFRDVSQRLLALVGMIVSFPIALLTAIAVKLDSSGPLLYKQTRVGKHGKRFVLLKFRSMRTDAEENGAVWASEGDDRITRVGRIIRKLRFDEIPQFWNIVKGDMSFVGPRPERPEFVAKLAEAIPFYEYRHLVPPGLTGWAQVNYPYGASVEESKKKLEYDLYYIKNQSLSLDLVILFETFKTILFGRGSR; encoded by the coding sequence ATGAATAGCCGCCTAACATCAAGAGCCGTTTTATTACTCTTTGCGGATATTGTATTCGTATTCCTGGGATTCGTGCTCGCGGCCGTTGGGCGATTGGGTTTGAGTGATGCCGAGGCCTGGCTCGGAGATGAATTTACCGAGCTCAAGATCGCTTTCGCTATGGCCGCCAGTATCGGGTCGCTCTACGTTTTTGATCTATACGACTTTTCGGTCATAAGCAGCCGGCGTGAAATGCTGGTGAGGCTGATCCAGTCGCTTGGGACGACGTGGCTGTTTCTGGCGCTGATATACTTTTTCTTTCCCCAACTAATGGTCGGGCGCGGCGTCGCGGCCCTTTCAGCCCCGATCATCCTGATGTTCCTTTTGGCTTCAAGGGTGGTGATCCACTACTACCTTGGCCATCCGGAGATCGGGGAACGGGTCATTTTGGTCGGAAGCGGGTCATCGCTGGATGAGATGAATTACGCGACCTTGAAACGACGTGACCTTGGCTACCGGATCGTCGGGTATGTTTGCGGCGAGAAGCTCAACGGGAACCGCCCGAGTTCCGCCCTAGAATTCAAGGGCCGGCTTGACGAACTGGAACGGGTCATCGCCGAAGAGGGCATCACGAGGGTCGTCGTCGGCGTTTCGGACCGCCGCGGCAAGTTCCCGCTAGATATGCTGCTGAAGCTGCGACTCTCAGGAAACCTGAGCATAGAAGAATCAACGACCTATATGGAGCGTATTACCGGCAAGGTCCATTTGGACAGCTTGCTGCCCTCGTGGCTGATATTCTCGGCCCGGCCGAGAGAGACCCGGTTCATGCAGAGCTTCCGAGATGTTTCGCAAAGACTTCTTGCGTTGGTTGGAATGATCGTTTCGTTTCCGATCGCCCTCCTGACCGCTATCGCCGTGAAACTTGATTCGAGCGGACCGTTGCTCTACAAGCAAACACGGGTCGGCAAGCATGGCAAGCGGTTCGTCCTACTTAAGTTTCGTTCAATGCGGACGGACGCAGAAGAGAACGGTGCAGTCTGGGCGAGCGAAGGGGATGATCGCATTACAAGGGTCGGCCGAATCATTAGAAAGCTGAGGTTTGACGAGATCCCGCAATTCTGGAACATCGTGAAAGGGGATATGAGTTTCGTAGGGCCCCGGCCCGAACGTCCGGAGTTCGTCGCGAAACTTGCCGAAGCAATCCCATTTTATGAATACCGGCACCTTGTCCCGCCCGGACTGACCGGATGGGCACAGGTGAATTATCCATATGGTGCATCGGTAGAGGAGTCGAAAAAGAAGCTGGAATACGATCTTTACTATATAAAGAATCAGTCGCTGTCGCTCGATCTTGTGATATTGTTTGAAACATTCAAGACAATACTCTTCGGACGCGGCAGCCGATAG
- a CDS encoding CpsD/CapB family tyrosine-protein kinase — translation MLSFGSGEGKTVTAINLAWLLAQTDGIRAALVDADLRQPSIAEYLGHQDSYGLAELLRDGQPFEKALNILEPSGLGLIHGGRSREDVAELISSSKFRDLHDKLVEAFDLTIFDAPPMNLFADAAAILEVADAGILVVGTNQVNYQELDRVIRTLPKQKLLAVVVNRSEEALVSRDYYYYSNYRSMREK, via the coding sequence GTGTTAAGTTTCGGTTCGGGCGAGGGCAAGACAGTAACGGCGATAAATCTGGCGTGGCTACTTGCTCAGACGGACGGGATCCGTGCGGCCCTGGTCGATGCGGACCTTCGACAGCCGAGCATAGCAGAATATCTCGGGCACCAAGATTCATACGGCCTGGCGGAGCTATTGAGAGATGGGCAACCCTTCGAGAAAGCTCTAAACATCCTCGAACCGTCCGGCTTAGGCCTGATCCACGGCGGCCGGTCGCGGGAAGACGTGGCGGAGCTGATCTCGAGCTCAAAATTCCGTGACCTGCACGACAAGTTGGTAGAAGCGTTTGATCTCACGATCTTTGACGCCCCACCGATGAACCTTTTCGCCGATGCTGCGGCGATCCTCGAGGTAGCAGACGCCGGAATATTGGTCGTCGGAACGAATCAGGTGAATTATCAAGAACTGGACCGGGTCATCCGTACGCTCCCGAAGCAAAAACTTCTGGCCGTAGTGGTCAACCGATCGGAAGAAGCATTGGTCAGTCGTGACTATTACTACTACTCGAATTACCGTTCGATGCGTGAAAAGTAG
- a CDS encoding AAA family ATPase encodes MYKEFFELDDYPFSLTPDPRFIVFTPKYNELLAGLYYGVEMAKGLMMLTGEVGTGKTTALRWIIRRLDSSVLAAYIFNPHLTIDEFYQHISEMLGLGDHDSKTGLLLEMGKMLEERHKRGLRTMLIVDEAHELSDELMEEIRLLLNFESDSSKFLQIILTGQPELKERLRRRDLRQLKQRIALRCEMPILGDVGEVERFIVERMKLAGAKNDAIFSGEAIELIFQCSEGIARQVNNLCDNSLIAAFAANKKSVDRSMVEEVASSLDLLPDRENLLSHERKAAEQANTRVLSERGFSDLISKVHEEEEVTSFEPL; translated from the coding sequence ATGTATAAAGAATTTTTTGAATTAGACGATTACCCGTTCAGCCTGACGCCTGACCCGAGGTTCATTGTTTTCACACCGAAGTACAATGAATTGCTTGCTGGCTTATACTACGGCGTCGAGATGGCGAAAGGCCTGATGATGTTAACGGGCGAGGTCGGGACCGGGAAAACAACGGCGTTGCGCTGGATAATCCGCCGTCTCGATTCGAGCGTTCTCGCCGCCTATATCTTCAACCCGCACTTAACTATCGACGAGTTTTATCAACACATTTCAGAAATGCTTGGCCTTGGCGATCACGATTCAAAGACCGGGCTTCTCTTGGAAATGGGCAAAATGCTCGAGGAAAGACACAAGCGCGGCCTTAGGACAATGTTGATCGTGGACGAAGCCCATGAGCTGTCAGACGAATTAATGGAAGAGATCCGTCTGCTTTTGAATTTTGAGTCTGACAGTTCAAAGTTCCTTCAGATCATTTTGACTGGCCAGCCGGAACTTAAAGAGCGGCTTCGCCGGCGTGACCTGCGACAATTGAAACAGAGGATCGCGCTGCGGTGTGAGATGCCAATACTTGGTGATGTTGGTGAAGTCGAGCGTTTCATTGTCGAACGAATGAAACTTGCGGGTGCAAAAAACGATGCGATCTTTAGTGGCGAGGCAATTGAACTGATATTCCAATGTTCTGAGGGAATTGCAAGACAAGTAAATAACCTTTGCGACAATTCCCTCATTGCAGCATTTGCAGCCAATAAAAAGTCCGTAGATCGATCCATGGTGGAGGAGGTCGCCTCCAGCCTCGACCTTCTTCCGGACCGGGAAAATCTTCTTTCGCATGAACGAAAGGCGGCAGAACAGGCGAATACAAGGGTTTTGAGTGAACGGGGATTCAGTGACCTGATCTCAAAGGTCCACGAGGAGGAAGAAGTCACAAGCTTTGAGCCGCTCTAG
- a CDS encoding divalent metal cation transporter, which translates to MTNKTRSSAILGAAFLMATSAVGPGFLTQTTVFTGQLLASFGFVILISVILDIFAQLNIWRVLSLAGMRAQDLANETLTGSGYVLAAMIVFGGLVFNVGNIAGTGLGLNAAAGLPVEAGAAISALVAIAIFLLPDANRFMDHFVKVLGIVLLALIVYVLFVSSPPLGEAVYRTLVPTTIDARAIVTLVGGTVGGYITFAGAHRLIDAGITGPENLGQIIRSAVTGIVLTAIIRFSLFLAALGVISMGFTIDPANPPASVFQNAAGDIGQRIFGIVMWCAAITSVIGAAYTSISFLKTFGTWTEWRTRLAIVVFIAFSTTVFLIVGRPVAVLVWAGTINGFILPFGLGLMLIAARRRPDIAIPTWLQAAGWLVVLIMAAFSAVAVFERN; encoded by the coding sequence ATGACAAACAAGACAAGATCTTCGGCCATACTCGGTGCCGCATTCCTAATGGCGACCTCGGCCGTCGGCCCCGGATTTTTGACGCAGACGACGGTCTTCACCGGGCAGCTCCTCGCGAGCTTCGGCTTCGTCATCCTTATCTCGGTCATCCTCGATATCTTTGCCCAGCTTAATATCTGGCGGGTGCTTTCGCTTGCCGGAATGCGGGCACAGGACCTCGCGAATGAAACGCTGACCGGTTCTGGCTATGTACTCGCGGCGATGATCGTCTTCGGCGGGCTAGTCTTTAATGTCGGCAACATCGCCGGAACCGGCCTCGGGCTCAATGCTGCGGCAGGACTGCCGGTCGAAGCCGGTGCCGCCATTAGTGCATTGGTCGCCATCGCGATATTTCTCTTGCCCGACGCGAACCGCTTCATGGACCATTTCGTCAAGGTCCTCGGCATCGTATTGCTCGCGTTGATCGTTTACGTCCTTTTCGTCTCAAGCCCGCCGCTCGGCGAAGCGGTTTATCGGACACTTGTCCCAACGACGATCGACGCTCGTGCGATCGTAACTCTCGTCGGCGGAACGGTCGGCGGCTACATCACCTTCGCCGGAGCTCATCGCCTGATCGACGCCGGAATCACGGGGCCGGAGAACCTCGGCCAGATCATTCGAAGCGCGGTGACCGGCATTGTCCTGACCGCCATCATCCGGTTCTCTCTTTTTCTTGCGGCTCTCGGCGTTATCTCGATGGGATTTACGATCGACCCTGCGAACCCACCCGCCTCGGTCTTTCAGAATGCGGCGGGCGACATAGGCCAACGGATCTTCGGCATCGTGATGTGGTGCGCAGCCATCACATCCGTCATCGGGGCGGCCTATACATCGATCTCGTTTCTCAAGACATTTGGCACATGGACCGAATGGCGAACGCGGCTGGCCATCGTAGTCTTCATTGCATTCTCAACCACCGTATTTCTTATCGTCGGGCGGCCTGTCGCCGTGCTCGTCTGGGCCGGTACGATCAATGGCTTTATCCTGCCATTCGGCCTCGGCCTGATGCTCATCGCCGCCCGCCGCCGTCCGGACATCGCCATACCGACCTGGCTCCAAGCCGCCGGCTGGCTCGTTGTCCTCATCATGGCCGCCTTCTCGGCCGTAGCCGTTTTCGAACGAAATTGA
- a CDS encoding LamB/YcsF family protein: protein MQYTIDINCDMGEGCGDDAGLMPFISSANIACGYHAGDANTMRRTIALAEEHGVAVGAHPSYSDRENFGRTDFELSPAEIRSLILEQLEIFAETCGELGVKMNHVKPHGALYNRSARDVVIAKAIAEAVREFDPGLTLYGLAQSHSTAAARSLGLKAADEAFADRAYEPDGSLVSRIKANSLINAPEIAASQALRIALGGGVVASDGSNVELSGETICVHGDGPNAVAIAKRLYEAFVENGFEIKAA from the coding sequence ATGCAGTACACGATCGACATCAACTGCGATATGGGCGAGGGCTGCGGCGACGACGCAGGTCTGATGCCGTTCATCAGCTCGGCCAACATCGCCTGCGGCTATCACGCCGGCGATGCCAATACGATGCGGCGAACTATTGCACTTGCCGAAGAGCACGGCGTTGCCGTTGGTGCACACCCAAGCTACTCGGACCGAGAGAACTTCGGCAGGACCGATTTCGAGCTTTCGCCTGCAGAGATCCGATCTCTGATCCTTGAACAGCTCGAGATCTTTGCCGAAACCTGCGGTGAACTGGGCGTTAAGATGAACCATGTAAAACCGCACGGAGCTCTCTACAACCGCTCCGCCCGCGACGTCGTGATCGCTAAAGCCATCGCCGAAGCTGTCCGCGAGTTTGACCCGGGCCTGACGCTTTACGGCCTTGCTCAAAGCCATTCGACCGCCGCTGCACGCTCGCTTGGGCTCAAAGCCGCCGACGAGGCATTCGCCGACCGAGCTTACGAACCCGACGGCTCGCTCGTCTCGCGGATAAAGGCGAACTCACTGATAAATGCGCCCGAGATCGCGGCGTCACAGGCACTTCGCATCGCTCTCGGCGGCGGCGTTGTCGCCAGCGATGGCTCAAACGTCGAGCTCTCCGGGGAGACGATCTGCGTCCACGGCGACGGCCCGAATGCGGTCGCGATCGCCAAGCGACTCTACGAAGCCTTCGTTGAAAACGGATTCGAGATCAAAGCTGCTTAG
- a CDS encoding biotin-dependent carboxyltransferase: MSLLIRKPGIRTVVRDLGRFGRMALGINPTGAMDTLSVRIVNILLSNSENAAVLDFGFPAPEIEFETDAIFCIGGCDVEAAVNGSTIKAWQPQSASVGDVLTFSGAASGNFGYLAVSGGIDLPEILGSRTTNVAAQFGGFNGRSLAAGDRLAIGETNETFHDAFSALGNSLRPRLTDPVRIRITAGPEFHRLTGLSEQVLASEPFAITPNSDPMGFRLSGPKLFSLDDTELLSSAAVFGTVQLLPDGGLAVLMSDHQTTGGYPRIATVAAVDLPLLAQLRPGRSFKFELIELGDAMQSLAEQERDLLFLETGVRLAREQVC; encoded by the coding sequence ATGTCGCTTCTCATACGAAAACCGGGCATTCGAACGGTCGTCCGCGACCTCGGCCGCTTTGGCCGGATGGCTCTTGGCATCAACCCGACCGGGGCGATGGACACGCTTTCGGTTCGAATCGTGAACATCCTTCTCAGCAATAGCGAGAATGCCGCCGTTCTCGATTTCGGCTTCCCCGCTCCTGAAATCGAGTTTGAAACAGACGCCATTTTCTGCATCGGCGGCTGTGACGTTGAAGCCGCCGTTAACGGCTCGACCATCAAAGCCTGGCAACCGCAATCTGCCTCGGTTGGCGATGTCCTTACGTTCTCTGGTGCCGCGTCGGGCAACTTCGGCTATCTCGCCGTAAGCGGCGGCATTGATCTGCCCGAAATTCTCGGCAGCCGAACGACAAATGTCGCCGCTCAATTCGGCGGCTTTAATGGACGCTCTTTGGCAGCTGGCGACAGGCTAGCGATCGGGGAGACTAACGAGACTTTTCACGATGCATTTTCCGCTCTCGGCAATTCGCTTCGGCCGCGGCTAACCGATCCGGTTCGCATCCGCATCACCGCCGGACCCGAGTTTCACCGCCTCACGGGATTGAGCGAGCAGGTGCTCGCGAGCGAGCCATTTGCGATCACGCCGAACTCCGACCCGATGGGCTTTCGGCTCTCCGGTCCGAAGCTCTTTTCATTGGACGACACTGAGCTCTTATCTTCGGCCGCCGTTTTCGGAACGGTCCAACTTTTGCCCGATGGCGGCCTTGCCGTTCTGATGTCAGATCACCAGACGACGGGTGGCTATCCGCGGATCGCTACCGTTGCCGCCGTCGATCTGCCGCTCCTGGCTCAGCTCCGGCCGGGGCGTTCCTTCAAATTTGAATTGATCGAACTCGGAGATGCGATGCAATCACTCGCCGAGCAGGAACGAGACCTCCTCTTCCTCGAAACCGGCGTTCGGCTTGCCCGCGAACAGGTTTGCTGA
- the pxpB gene encoding 5-oxoprolinase subunit PxpB — MRIIPLGESAMVVELGTEISPELSDKAIALATALTATPFVGFREAVPCYASVGVYFDPLEVVRDGRDAHSKVRQEIESRLDELSIDASVSSRLMEIPVDFSGPDLDEICAAIDKTRDEFIAEYCGREYRVYMLGFLPGFAYMGELDSSISFPRLPTPRLRVPKGSVGIAGRQTGIYPFESPGGWRLIGRTELELFDPNRAEPCVFRPGDRVRFVAV, encoded by the coding sequence ATGAGGATAATTCCGCTTGGCGAATCGGCAATGGTGGTCGAGCTCGGCACCGAGATCTCGCCCGAGCTTAGTGACAAAGCCATCGCCCTCGCCACCGCTCTGACCGCTACCCCCTTCGTCGGCTTCCGCGAAGCAGTTCCCTGTTATGCGTCGGTTGGCGTTTACTTTGATCCGCTCGAAGTGGTGCGAGACGGACGCGATGCTCATTCAAAAGTTCGACAGGAGATCGAGTCTCGCCTCGACGAGCTTTCGATAGATGCCTCTGTGAGCTCACGCCTTATGGAGATTCCGGTCGATTTTTCCGGGCCTGACCTCGACGAAATTTGTGCGGCCATCGACAAGACGCGTGACGAGTTCATCGCCGAATATTGCGGCCGCGAATACCGCGTCTATATGCTCGGCTTTCTTCCCGGCTTTGCATATATGGGCGAACTTGATAGTTCGATCTCGTTTCCACGTCTTCCGACGCCGCGGCTTCGCGTACCGAAGGGCAGCGTCGGTATCGCCGGCCGCCAAACAGGAATTTATCCATTCGAATCGCCTGGCGGATGGCGATTGATCGGCCGAACTGAGCTTGAACTTTTCGACCCGAACCGCGCAGAACCCTGCGTCTTTCGCCCCGGAGACCGCGTCCGATTTGTTGCTGTCTAA
- a CDS encoding ABC transporter permease yields MNRLTYIGLVIAGIVVFVAIFAPFLATHEVTAQNLELRFAAPSAQHWFGTDGLGRDVFSRVLFGARISLQVGIIVVVVSAVVGIFIGSIAGFYGGWVDRILSGYLFNVFLAFPGLLLAIAFVAFLGAGLEKLIIALCIIGWVGYARVMRGQVLKVREYDFVQAARALGASNMRILFTHILPNAIQPLIVQSSLGMAGAVLSEATLSFLGLGIPPPAPSWGTMIEEARNFFSIYPHILFFPGAAIALTVLAFNFLGDGLREYLDPKQRTR; encoded by the coding sequence ATGAATCGCCTGACCTACATCGGACTTGTGATCGCGGGTATCGTCGTTTTCGTGGCGATATTCGCCCCATTTCTGGCGACGCACGAGGTGACGGCGCAAAACCTCGAGCTTCGCTTTGCCGCTCCATCGGCACAGCACTGGTTTGGCACGGACGGCCTCGGCCGCGATGTCTTCTCGCGAGTTCTTTTTGGGGCTCGCATCTCGCTTCAGGTCGGGATAATCGTGGTCGTCGTTTCGGCGGTCGTCGGTATTTTTATTGGTTCGATCGCCGGATTCTACGGCGGCTGGGTCGACCGAATTCTTTCCGGCTATCTCTTCAACGTGTTCCTCGCATTTCCGGGCCTTTTGCTCGCGATCGCCTTCGTTGCCTTTCTCGGAGCCGGGCTTGAGAAGCTGATCATCGCACTCTGCATCATCGGCTGGGTCGGCTATGCCCGAGTTATGCGCGGGCAGGTTCTAAAGGTCCGCGAATACGATTTCGTCCAGGCCGCCCGAGCTCTTGGTGCGAGCAATATGCGGATTCTCTTCACGCATATTCTGCCAAACGCGATCCAGCCGCTTATCGTCCAGTCCTCGCTCGGCATGGCCGGAGCTGTGCTCTCCGAAGCGACGCTTTCATTCCTCGGCCTCGGCATTCCGCCGCCGGCACCGAGCTGGGGAACGATGATCGAGGAAGCACGAAACTTCTTTTCGATCTATCCGCACATACTCTTTTTCCCGGGTGCCGCGATCGCCTTGACCGTGCTCGCCTTTAACTTTTTGGGCGACGGGCTCCGCGAGTATCTCGACCCCAAACAGCGAACAAGATGA
- a CDS encoding ABC transporter permease → MKYKLLSFARQVGLIILVAWTVVSLVTFLIEFVPGSPATAILGETATQEQIDNFNRKHGLDRPAFFFSISSEEGFEWHGLNNRYYDYFAGLLRGDLGTSFRTDRPVLDMILERYPATIKLAVASMLVAIGIAIPLGILAGTNKGKIIDNFASFIALLGISLPTFVVGPFLVYLFAVQLEIFRPTGSLYPEDIILPAVTLGAALSAILTRMVRSSVIEELGEDYVRTARAKGLSERTVIYKHVLKNGLIPVVTILGLQLGVLLAGSIITEKIFSWQGLGLLLLDEGIAKRDYRLVQGCVLVISLTYILANTLTDVVYRWLDPRIRLN, encoded by the coding sequence ATGAAATACAAGCTCCTCAGCTTTGCACGGCAGGTCGGCCTGATCATCTTGGTCGCGTGGACCGTGGTCTCGCTCGTCACGTTTCTCATCGAATTCGTGCCGGGCTCGCCGGCGACCGCGATCCTTGGCGAAACGGCGACGCAGGAGCAGATCGACAACTTTAACCGCAAGCATGGGCTCGACCGCCCGGCGTTCTTTTTCTCGATCAGTTCAGAGGAAGGTTTTGAGTGGCACGGCCTCAATAACCGCTATTACGACTATTTTGCCGGGCTGCTTCGCGGCGATCTTGGCACGTCATTCAGGACGGATAGGCCCGTTCTGGATATGATCCTCGAGAGGTATCCGGCGACGATCAAGCTCGCCGTGGCCTCGATGCTCGTCGCGATCGGGATCGCGATCCCGCTCGGAATTCTCGCCGGTACAAACAAGGGCAAGATCATTGATAACTTTGCCTCGTTCATCGCATTGCTCGGCATTTCGCTGCCGACCTTTGTCGTCGGGCCGTTTCTCGTCTATCTCTTTGCCGTACAGCTTGAGATTTTCCGCCCAACCGGAAGCTTATATCCCGAAGACATAATCCTCCCAGCGGTCACGCTCGGGGCGGCTCTTTCGGCGATTCTGACGCGAATGGTGCGTTCGAGCGTGATCGAAGAACTCGGCGAGGACTACGTGAGGACCGCACGTGCCAAGGGACTCAGCGAACGCACGGTAATCTACAAACACGTCCTCAAGAACGGGCTCATCCCGGTCGTAACGATCCTCGGGCTTCAGCTCGGCGTTTTGCTTGCGGGCTCGATAATCACTGAAAAGATCTTTAGCTGGCAGGGCCTTGGCCTGCTTTTGCTCGATGAAGGCATCGCTAAACGCGATTATCGGCTTGTCCAGGGCTGCGTTTTGGTCATCAGCCTAACGTACATTTTGGCCAACACATTGACCGACGTCGTTTATCGCTGGCTCGACCCGCGAATTCGGCTTAACTAG
- the ubiE gene encoding bifunctional demethylmenaquinone methyltransferase/2-methoxy-6-polyprenyl-1,4-benzoquinol methylase UbiE produces MFSGIARRYDLLNHVLSGNTDKRWRRKVRAQLDDILDDENAVVLDVACGTGDLSIELKTGANARVIGSDFCHPMLAVAKEKTERIPWIEGDALSMPFADRSFDAVTIAFGLRNLANFRDGLVELRRILKPGGRLVVLEFSSPVLPGFRQAFNFYFTRVLPRIGGMVSGNRGAYEYLPDSVSKFPDQKALVALMSECGFDDVEYRNLTGGIAAIHTGLRSPAS; encoded by the coding sequence ATGTTTTCTGGCATCGCGCGTCGCTACGACCTGCTCAACCACGTTCTCTCCGGTAACACCGATAAACGCTGGCGGCGGAAGGTCCGGGCTCAGCTTGACGATATTCTCGACGATGAAAACGCCGTTGTTCTTGATGTCGCCTGCGGCACCGGCGACCTTTCTATCGAGCTAAAGACCGGAGCGAATGCACGTGTCATCGGAAGCGATTTCTGCCATCCGATGCTCGCCGTCGCAAAGGAAAAGACCGAGCGTATTCCCTGGATCGAAGGCGATGCCCTTTCGATGCCGTTTGCCGATCGCTCCTTTGACGCCGTCACCATCGCCTTCGGACTTCGCAATCTTGCAAATTTTCGCGACGGCCTGGTCGAGCTTCGTCGTATTCTCAAACCCGGCGGGCGGCTGGTCGTCCTTGAGTTCTCATCTCCGGTCCTGCCGGGATTTCGGCAGGCGTTTAATTTTTATTTCACACGCGTTCTTCCGCGGATCGGCGGCATGGTCAGCGGGAACCGTGGGGCCTATGAATACCTCCCCGATTCGGTCTCAAAGTTCCCTGATCAGAAAGCCCTTGTGGCGCTAATGAGCGAGTGCGGCTTTGATGATGTAGAATATCGGAATCTGACCGGCGGCATCGCCGCGATACACACCGGGCTGCGTTCGCCTGCTTCCTGA
- a CDS encoding insulinase family protein: MFNNAILTRSFATLALVAAFAGAMSAQRSSSGGPRQEKLLNGMRVLMFSDTAEQIKARVRVHSGAAFDPQGKEGLMCLLSDAIFPNQASRDFFSDVGGGLEVTCNYDYIEIAASSNQEGFLTMIETLAAAVSTPTLDKDVTAAVKAEAIKRAAELEKQPAYAADIAAASHLLGTFPYGRPANGTPTSIDKIDFADLQFAYSRFFGADNATITLSGRYEGEMTYRAVRRFFGAWKKSDGRIPPTFRQPDTPETLMKTVASPVVGTGEMRMVARGIARNSKEYPASLVAAGLIETRLRNATPADKRELVSVANNANILPGTFVIRFSDISRPDNGIKPVEVNEAVPKALGDRVSQAEFDAAKRLVLAKRALIEPTTLWLDVHTYSLRSAKAEADAITAVSLTDVQSFIDKLRAAPMVSLMLFTPAEETAEN, encoded by the coding sequence ATGTTCAATAACGCCATTTTAACTAGATCATTCGCTACTCTCGCGCTTGTTGCCGCATTTGCAGGAGCGATGTCCGCACAGCGCTCCTCAAGCGGCGGACCACGGCAGGAAAAACTGCTCAACGGAATGCGTGTCCTGATGTTTAGCGACACCGCCGAACAGATAAAGGCCCGAGTGCGCGTCCACTCCGGAGCCGCCTTCGACCCGCAGGGAAAAGAGGGCTTGATGTGCCTGCTTTCCGATGCAATATTTCCCAACCAGGCGTCCCGCGACTTTTTCTCGGACGTCGGTGGAGGCCTCGAAGTCACCTGCAACTACGATTATATCGAGATCGCTGCGTCATCAAATCAGGAAGGTTTCTTGACGATGATCGAGACGCTGGCCGCTGCCGTTTCGACGCCGACGCTCGATAAAGATGTGACCGCCGCCGTTAAAGCAGAGGCCATTAAACGTGCAGCCGAGCTTGAGAAGCAGCCGGCTTACGCAGCCGACATCGCCGCCGCCTCACATCTGCTCGGCACGTTTCCCTACGGACGCCCGGCCAATGGAACACCGACGTCGATCGACAAGATCGACTTCGCCGATCTGCAGTTTGCTTATAGCCGCTTTTTCGGTGCCGACAACGCGACCATCACGCTCAGCGGCCGGTATGAAGGTGAAATGACTTATCGGGCCGTGCGGCGGTTCTTCGGTGCTTGGAAAAAATCCGATGGAAGAATTCCGCCAACATTTCGCCAGCCCGATACTCCAGAAACGTTGATGAAGACGGTCGCTTCGCCAGTTGTCGGGACAGGCGAGATGCGAATGGTCGCCCGCGGAATTGCACGAAATTCAAAGGAATATCCCGCATCGCTCGTTGCCGCCGGGCTGATCGAAACTCGGCTCCGCAACGCCACTCCAGCGGACAAACGCGAGCTTGTTTCGGTCGCAAATAACGCCAATATCCTGCCGGGCACCTTTGTTATTCGCTTCTCCGATATCAGCCGGCCGGACAACGGAATCAAGCCTGTTGAGGTTAACGAGGCCGTCCCGAAGGCTCTCGGCGACCGCGTTTCGCAGGCGGAGTTTGACGCAGCAAAGCGGCTCGTCCTCGCCAAGCGTGCCTTGATCGAACCGACCACGCTCTGGCTTGACGTTCATACTTACAGCCTCCGTTCGGCAAAGGCCGAGGCCGACGCCATCACCGCCGTGTCGCTCACCGACGTGCAGTCCTTCATCGACAAGCTGCGGGCCGCACCAATGGTCTCGCTGATGCTTTTTACGCCCGCCGAGGAGACCGCCGAAAACTAG